Proteins encoded in a region of the Nostoc sp. UHCC 0926 genome:
- a CDS encoding ISAs1 family transposase — MSTGFENKKSKTKASFAPSVDSFDITSKFQEYFTQVKDPRTERTRWHLLTDIITISILAVIAGAQGWEDIEEYGINKKEWLQTFLELPFGIPSPDTFRRVFERINPKEFEQCFRQWVQSLVEKLGVEVVAIDGKTHR, encoded by the coding sequence ATGTCAACAGGATTTGAGAACAAGAAAAGCAAAACCAAAGCATCTTTTGCACCCAGCGTAGACAGCTTTGACATTACCAGTAAGTTTCAAGAATACTTCACACAAGTAAAAGACCCAAGAACAGAAAGGACGAGATGGCATTTACTTACTGATATCATTACCATTTCCATTTTGGCAGTAATCGCCGGCGCTCAAGGTTGGGAAGATATTGAGGAGTATGGGATCAATAAAAAAGAATGGTTGCAAACATTTTTAGAACTACCATTTGGAATCCCCAGCCCTGATACTTTTAGAAGGGTGTTTGAGAGAATTAACCCCAAAGAATTTGAGCAATGTTTTCGGCAGTGGGTTCAATCATTGGTTGAGAAATTGGGAGTAGAAGTAGTAGCCATAGATGGCAAAACTCATAGATAA